One segment of Anguilla anguilla isolate fAngAng1 chromosome 1, fAngAng1.pri, whole genome shotgun sequence DNA contains the following:
- the thrap3a gene encoding thyroid hormone receptor-associated protein 3 isoform X1, which produces MSKTAKSPSRSRSGTGSRSRSRSFSRSRSRSRSRSRSRKHRYSSRSRSRSRSHSPAHNRDRNYPREYQNNREFRGYHRGFRRPYYYRGRGRGYFPRGRYQRGGGGGGYNNNYRPNNWQNYRQHPQQQQQPPHHPHSPRRGRSRSRTPKKRSGSPRSRSRSRDSDRSSSGRSRRSHRSSSSSSRSSSPRRRSGSGSAKRGSKGAKDRSVSKEAARAGSRSGSGSAAGGGAGGGDAEPEGGAGGAAGEEGGNAPERAAGNWQGLTDYNTSPKRASPQLRSAVIVGQGPAVTGQPSPTPTPKSSSSSSNSAATWHGGGTAPPSQSPKQKSPTAAFSGFGFFSKEDHRAGDKSAISAAFKKFLEEHKSKKQAAEWENGRDKEAGDGADGEPEKGPAFDRGPAYGAQKTSDKEKYKYADGFEAGLSSGSGGGAGAGAGGSFMKGAPPFLCGEEEEEEEAAAAAVEKVPARRPQKPRKDREAEDEPKDKVKTKVTLSTRELFEERFGKWDDLAYFPSGKERARKDPEGEDEEPDEADEELYRSRKQERAAAAALAKKEALYRGFSPDKLPKARKKEPPALSPSPPLPPAPRRASDARDRDLFMVPRDASPLRTSGKRGAEFGVRMESFRDELASSSGVLASERRLSRDLVHPSKKDPEFRSIFQHIENTQLCRSPSELFAQHIVNIVHQIKAQHFPSSGLTLNERFALYQRRAAEKEQAKPRKSPEIHRRIDVSPSAFKKHSHSHLFDDMKGPGDGSYKEDRKRAKGDSVDLRLDIERRKKYSGKEPDLKRERSRDSADSRGSSRERSSEKYSKHHKKSKKSKKKRERSRSSSASSSSSPSHRAGPGDYLHEDMEPKEEGGFNKARLGPREFGGPMERGRARGGFQFRIRGRGWNRGNYPGNNSNGNPPNIGGMPMHPKNEDWDPEYTPKSRKYYLHDDREGEGDKKWLDNRGRGRGNFVRGRGRFIFRKAAPTSNSPKWTHDKFQGSGEEGELRDEDSEQDHKEEDKAEQ; this is translated from the exons ATGTCCAAGACAGCGAAGTCCCCCTCGCGTTCGCGGTCTGGGACGGGGTCCAGGTCGCGGTCCCGGTCCTTCTCCCGGTCCCGGTCCAGGAGCCGCTCGAGGTCCCGGTCCAGAAAACACCGCTACAG TTCTAGGTCTCGCTCTCGTTCGAGATCCCATTCCCCCGCCCATAACCGGGACCGGAACTACCCGCGGGAGTACCAGAACAACCGCGAGTTCCGGGGCTACCACCGAGGCTTCCGGAGGCCCTACTACTACCgcggccgggggcggggctacttCCCGCGGGGCCGCTACcagcgcgggggcgggggcggcggctaCAACAACAACTACCGCCCCAACAACTGGCAGAATTACCGCCAGCacccgcagcagcagcagcagcccccgCACCACCCGCACAGCCCCAGGAGGGGGCGCTCCCGCTCGCGCACGCCCAAGAAGCGCTCGGGCAGCCCCCGCTCGCGCTCCCGATCCCGCGACTCCGACCGCTCTTCCTCGGGCCGCTCCCGCCGCTCGcaccgctcctcctcctcttcctcgcgctcctcgtcgccgcggcgacgctcCGGCTCGGGCTCGGCCAAGCGCGGGTCCAAGGGTGCGAAGGACCGGTCGGTGTCTAAGGAGGCCGCGCGGGCCGGGAGCAGGAGCGGCAGCGGGAGCgcggccgggggcggggccgggggcggggatGCGGAGCCGGAGGGCGGAGCCGGCGGGGCGGccggggaggaaggggggaacGCCCCGGAAAGGGCAGCGGGGAACTGGCAGGGCCTGACGGACTACAACACCAGCCCCAAACGGGCCAGCCCGCAGCTGCGCTCGGCCGTCATCGTCGGCCAGGGGCCCGCGGTCACCGGccagcccagccccacccccacccccaagagctccagctcttccagCAACAGCGCCGCCACCTGGCACGGAGGTGGTACTGCGCCCCCCTCCCAGAGCCCTAAGCAGAAAAGCCCCACGGCCGCCTTCTCCGGCTTCGGGTTCTTTTCTAAAGAGGATCACAGGGCCGGCGACAAGAGCGCCATCTCCGCCGCCTTCAAAAA GTTCCTGGAGGAGCACAAGAGTAAGAAGCAGGCGGCGGAGTGGGAGAACGGCCGAGACAAGGAGGCCGGCGACGGGGCCGACGGGGAGCCGGAGAAAGGCCCCGCCTTCGACAGAGGCCCCGCCTACGGCGCCCAAAAGACCTCCGACAAGGAGAAGTACAAGTACGCCGACGGGTTCGAGGCGGGCCTGTCGTCcggcagcgggggcggggctggggctggggctggcgGTAGCTTCATGAAGGGGGCGCCCCCCTTCCTGtgtggggaggaggaagaggaggaggaggcggcggcggcggcggtggagAAGGTGCCCGCCCGGAGGCCCCAGAAGCCCCGCAAGGACCGGGAGGCGGAGGACGAGCCCAAGGACAAGGTCAAGACCAAGGTCACGCTGTCCACGCGCGAGCTCTTCGAGGAGCGTTTCGGCAAGTGGGACGACCTCGCCTACTTCCCCTCCGGCAAGGAGCGGGCCCGGAAGGACCCGGAAGGCGAGGACGAGGAGCCGGACGAGGCGGACGAGGAGCTGTACCGGAGCAGGAAGCAGGAGCGGGCGGCGGCAGCGGCCCTGGCCAAGAAGGAGGCCCTGTACCGGGGCTTCTCCCCCGATAAGCTCCCCAAAGCCCGCAAAAAGGAGCCGCCGGcgctcagcccctcccccccgctcccgcccgccccccgccgGGCCTCCGACGCCCGGGACAGGGACCTGTTCATGGTCCCGCGGGACGCGTCCCCTCTCAGGACCTCGGGGAAGAGAGGGGCGGAGTTCGGCGTGAGAATGGAGTCTTTCAGAGACGAGCTCGCCAG ctcgtCTGGGGTTCTGGCTAGCGAGCGCCGGCTCTCTCGGGACCTGGTGCACCCCTCTAAAAAGGATCCGGAGTTTCGCTCCATCTTCCAGCACATTGAGAACACGCAGCTCTGCAGGAGCCCGTCCGAGCTGTTCGCCCAGCACATCGTCAACATCGTCCACCAGATCAAAG CCCAGCACTTCCCGTCCTCGGGGCTGACTCTAAACGAGCGCTTTGCCCTGTACCAAAGACGCGCGGCCGAGAAGGAACAGGCCAAGCCCAGGAAGAGCCCCGAAATACACAG GAGAATTGATGTCTCTCCCAGTGCTTTTAAGAagcactctcactctcacctgttTGATGACATGAAAGGGCCCGGAGATGGCAGCTACAAG gaggacaggaagagggCGAAGGGAGACTCAGTGGACCTGCGGCTGGACATTGAGCGTCGTAAAAAATACTCGGGCAAGGAGCCGGACCTGAAACGGGAGCGGTCTCGGGACTCTGCCGACTCCCGCGGCTCCAGCCGGGAGCGGTCCAGCGAGAAGTACTCCAAACATCACAAGAAGTCCAA gAAAAGCAAGAAGAAGCGTGAGCGTTCTCGCTCTTCCTcggcctcctcctcttcctccccgtcCCACAGGGCGGGGCCCGGGGACTACCTCCATGAGGACATGGAGCCCAAAGAGGAAGGGGGCTTCAACAAGGCCCGCCTGGGGCCCAGAGAGTTTGGAGGCCCCATGGAGAGAGGACGTGCCCGTGGCGGCTTT CAGTTCAGAATAAGAGGCAGGGGGTGGAACAGGGGCAATTACCCTGGAAACAATAGCAACGGAAACCCCCCCAACATTGGGGGCATGCCCATGCACCCCAAGAATGAGGACTGGGACCCAGAGTACACCCCCAAAAGTAGGAAGTATTACTTG CATGACGACAGAGAAGGGGAGGGCGACAAGAAGTGGCTGGACAAccggggtcgggggcggggcaACTTCGTGCGAGGGCGGGGTCGGTTCATCTTCCGCAAGGCGGCCCCCACCAGCAACAGCCCCAAGTGGACCCACGACAAGTTCCAGGGCAGCGGGGAGGAGGGCGAGCTGCGCGACGAGGATAGCGAGCAGGACCACAAGGAAGAGGACAAGGCAGAGCAGTGA
- the thrap3a gene encoding thyroid hormone receptor-associated protein 3 isoform X2, producing MSKTAKSPSRSRSGTGSRSRSRSFSRSRSRSRSRSRSRKHRYSSRSRSRSRSHSPAHNRDRNYPREYQNNREFRGYHRGFRRPYYYRGRGRGYFPRGRYQRGGGGGGYNNNYRPNNWQNYRQHPQQQQQPPHHPHSPRRGRSRSRTPKKRSGSPRSRSRSRDSDRSSSGRSRRSHRSSSSSSRSSSPRRRSGSGSAKRGSKGAKDRSVSKEAARAGSRSGSGSAAGGGAGGGDAEPEGGAGGAAGEEGGNAPERAAGNWQGLTDYNTSPKRASPQLRSAVIVGQGPAVTGQPSPTPTPKSSSSSSNSAATWHGGGTAPPSQSPKQKSPTAAFSGFGFFSKEDHRAGDKSAISAAFKKFLEEHKSKKQAAEWENGRDKEAGDGADGEPEKGPAFDRGPAYGAQKTSDKEKYKYADGFEAGLSSGSGGGAGAGAGGSFMKGAPPFLCGEEEEEEEAAAAAVEKVPARRPQKPRKDREAEDEPKDKVKTKVTLSTRELFEERFGKWDDLAYFPSGKERARKDPEGEDEEPDEADEELYRSRKQERAAAAALAKKEALYRGFSPDKLPKARKKEPPALSPSPPLPPAPRRASDARDRDLFMVPRDASPLRTSGKRGAEFGVRMESFRDELASSSGVLASERRLSRDLVHPSKKDPEFRSIFQHIENTQLCRSPSELFAQHIVNIVHQIKAQHFPSSGLTLNERFALYQRRAAEKEQAKPRKSPEIHRRIDVSPSAFKKHSHSHLFDDMKGPGDGSYKEDRKRAKGDSVDLRLDIERRKKYSGKEPDLKRERSRDSADSRGSSRERSSEKYSKHHKKSKKSKKKRERSRSSSASSSSSPSHRAGPGDYLHEDMEPKEEGGFNKARLGPREFGGPMERGRARGGFFRIRGRGWNRGNYPGNNSNGNPPNIGGMPMHPKNEDWDPEYTPKSRKYYLHDDREGEGDKKWLDNRGRGRGNFVRGRGRFIFRKAAPTSNSPKWTHDKFQGSGEEGELRDEDSEQDHKEEDKAEQ from the exons ATGTCCAAGACAGCGAAGTCCCCCTCGCGTTCGCGGTCTGGGACGGGGTCCAGGTCGCGGTCCCGGTCCTTCTCCCGGTCCCGGTCCAGGAGCCGCTCGAGGTCCCGGTCCAGAAAACACCGCTACAG TTCTAGGTCTCGCTCTCGTTCGAGATCCCATTCCCCCGCCCATAACCGGGACCGGAACTACCCGCGGGAGTACCAGAACAACCGCGAGTTCCGGGGCTACCACCGAGGCTTCCGGAGGCCCTACTACTACCgcggccgggggcggggctacttCCCGCGGGGCCGCTACcagcgcgggggcgggggcggcggctaCAACAACAACTACCGCCCCAACAACTGGCAGAATTACCGCCAGCacccgcagcagcagcagcagcccccgCACCACCCGCACAGCCCCAGGAGGGGGCGCTCCCGCTCGCGCACGCCCAAGAAGCGCTCGGGCAGCCCCCGCTCGCGCTCCCGATCCCGCGACTCCGACCGCTCTTCCTCGGGCCGCTCCCGCCGCTCGcaccgctcctcctcctcttcctcgcgctcctcgtcgccgcggcgacgctcCGGCTCGGGCTCGGCCAAGCGCGGGTCCAAGGGTGCGAAGGACCGGTCGGTGTCTAAGGAGGCCGCGCGGGCCGGGAGCAGGAGCGGCAGCGGGAGCgcggccgggggcggggccgggggcggggatGCGGAGCCGGAGGGCGGAGCCGGCGGGGCGGccggggaggaaggggggaacGCCCCGGAAAGGGCAGCGGGGAACTGGCAGGGCCTGACGGACTACAACACCAGCCCCAAACGGGCCAGCCCGCAGCTGCGCTCGGCCGTCATCGTCGGCCAGGGGCCCGCGGTCACCGGccagcccagccccacccccacccccaagagctccagctcttccagCAACAGCGCCGCCACCTGGCACGGAGGTGGTACTGCGCCCCCCTCCCAGAGCCCTAAGCAGAAAAGCCCCACGGCCGCCTTCTCCGGCTTCGGGTTCTTTTCTAAAGAGGATCACAGGGCCGGCGACAAGAGCGCCATCTCCGCCGCCTTCAAAAA GTTCCTGGAGGAGCACAAGAGTAAGAAGCAGGCGGCGGAGTGGGAGAACGGCCGAGACAAGGAGGCCGGCGACGGGGCCGACGGGGAGCCGGAGAAAGGCCCCGCCTTCGACAGAGGCCCCGCCTACGGCGCCCAAAAGACCTCCGACAAGGAGAAGTACAAGTACGCCGACGGGTTCGAGGCGGGCCTGTCGTCcggcagcgggggcggggctggggctggggctggcgGTAGCTTCATGAAGGGGGCGCCCCCCTTCCTGtgtggggaggaggaagaggaggaggaggcggcggcggcggcggtggagAAGGTGCCCGCCCGGAGGCCCCAGAAGCCCCGCAAGGACCGGGAGGCGGAGGACGAGCCCAAGGACAAGGTCAAGACCAAGGTCACGCTGTCCACGCGCGAGCTCTTCGAGGAGCGTTTCGGCAAGTGGGACGACCTCGCCTACTTCCCCTCCGGCAAGGAGCGGGCCCGGAAGGACCCGGAAGGCGAGGACGAGGAGCCGGACGAGGCGGACGAGGAGCTGTACCGGAGCAGGAAGCAGGAGCGGGCGGCGGCAGCGGCCCTGGCCAAGAAGGAGGCCCTGTACCGGGGCTTCTCCCCCGATAAGCTCCCCAAAGCCCGCAAAAAGGAGCCGCCGGcgctcagcccctcccccccgctcccgcccgccccccgccgGGCCTCCGACGCCCGGGACAGGGACCTGTTCATGGTCCCGCGGGACGCGTCCCCTCTCAGGACCTCGGGGAAGAGAGGGGCGGAGTTCGGCGTGAGAATGGAGTCTTTCAGAGACGAGCTCGCCAG ctcgtCTGGGGTTCTGGCTAGCGAGCGCCGGCTCTCTCGGGACCTGGTGCACCCCTCTAAAAAGGATCCGGAGTTTCGCTCCATCTTCCAGCACATTGAGAACACGCAGCTCTGCAGGAGCCCGTCCGAGCTGTTCGCCCAGCACATCGTCAACATCGTCCACCAGATCAAAG CCCAGCACTTCCCGTCCTCGGGGCTGACTCTAAACGAGCGCTTTGCCCTGTACCAAAGACGCGCGGCCGAGAAGGAACAGGCCAAGCCCAGGAAGAGCCCCGAAATACACAG GAGAATTGATGTCTCTCCCAGTGCTTTTAAGAagcactctcactctcacctgttTGATGACATGAAAGGGCCCGGAGATGGCAGCTACAAG gaggacaggaagagggCGAAGGGAGACTCAGTGGACCTGCGGCTGGACATTGAGCGTCGTAAAAAATACTCGGGCAAGGAGCCGGACCTGAAACGGGAGCGGTCTCGGGACTCTGCCGACTCCCGCGGCTCCAGCCGGGAGCGGTCCAGCGAGAAGTACTCCAAACATCACAAGAAGTCCAA gAAAAGCAAGAAGAAGCGTGAGCGTTCTCGCTCTTCCTcggcctcctcctcttcctccccgtcCCACAGGGCGGGGCCCGGGGACTACCTCCATGAGGACATGGAGCCCAAAGAGGAAGGGGGCTTCAACAAGGCCCGCCTGGGGCCCAGAGAGTTTGGAGGCCCCATGGAGAGAGGACGTGCCCGTGGCGGCTTT TTCAGAATAAGAGGCAGGGGGTGGAACAGGGGCAATTACCCTGGAAACAATAGCAACGGAAACCCCCCCAACATTGGGGGCATGCCCATGCACCCCAAGAATGAGGACTGGGACCCAGAGTACACCCCCAAAAGTAGGAAGTATTACTTG CATGACGACAGAGAAGGGGAGGGCGACAAGAAGTGGCTGGACAAccggggtcgggggcggggcaACTTCGTGCGAGGGCGGGGTCGGTTCATCTTCCGCAAGGCGGCCCCCACCAGCAACAGCCCCAAGTGGACCCACGACAAGTTCCAGGGCAGCGGGGAGGAGGGCGAGCTGCGCGACGAGGATAGCGAGCAGGACCACAAGGAAGAGGACAAGGCAGAGCAGTGA
- the thrap3a gene encoding thyroid hormone receptor-associated protein 3 isoform X3, which yields MKKRTGSRSRSRSRSHSPAHNRDRNYPREYQNNREFRGYHRGFRRPYYYRGRGRGYFPRGRYQRGGGGGGYNNNYRPNNWQNYRQHPQQQQQPPHHPHSPRRGRSRSRTPKKRSGSPRSRSRSRDSDRSSSGRSRRSHRSSSSSSRSSSPRRRSGSGSAKRGSKGAKDRSVSKEAARAGSRSGSGSAAGGGAGGGDAEPEGGAGGAAGEEGGNAPERAAGNWQGLTDYNTSPKRASPQLRSAVIVGQGPAVTGQPSPTPTPKSSSSSSNSAATWHGGGTAPPSQSPKQKSPTAAFSGFGFFSKEDHRAGDKSAISAAFKKFLEEHKSKKQAAEWENGRDKEAGDGADGEPEKGPAFDRGPAYGAQKTSDKEKYKYADGFEAGLSSGSGGGAGAGAGGSFMKGAPPFLCGEEEEEEEAAAAAVEKVPARRPQKPRKDREAEDEPKDKVKTKVTLSTRELFEERFGKWDDLAYFPSGKERARKDPEGEDEEPDEADEELYRSRKQERAAAAALAKKEALYRGFSPDKLPKARKKEPPALSPSPPLPPAPRRASDARDRDLFMVPRDASPLRTSGKRGAEFGVRMESFRDELASSSGVLASERRLSRDLVHPSKKDPEFRSIFQHIENTQLCRSPSELFAQHIVNIVHQIKAQHFPSSGLTLNERFALYQRRAAEKEQAKPRKSPEIHRRIDVSPSAFKKHSHSHLFDDMKGPGDGSYKEDRKRAKGDSVDLRLDIERRKKYSGKEPDLKRERSRDSADSRGSSRERSSEKYSKHHKKSKKSKKKRERSRSSSASSSSSPSHRAGPGDYLHEDMEPKEEGGFNKARLGPREFGGPMERGRARGGFQFRIRGRGWNRGNYPGNNSNGNPPNIGGMPMHPKNEDWDPEYTPKSRKYYLHDDREGEGDKKWLDNRGRGRGNFVRGRGRFIFRKAAPTSNSPKWTHDKFQGSGEEGELRDEDSEQDHKEEDKAEQ from the exons ATGAAAAAACGCACTGG TTCTAGGTCTCGCTCTCGTTCGAGATCCCATTCCCCCGCCCATAACCGGGACCGGAACTACCCGCGGGAGTACCAGAACAACCGCGAGTTCCGGGGCTACCACCGAGGCTTCCGGAGGCCCTACTACTACCgcggccgggggcggggctacttCCCGCGGGGCCGCTACcagcgcgggggcgggggcggcggctaCAACAACAACTACCGCCCCAACAACTGGCAGAATTACCGCCAGCacccgcagcagcagcagcagcccccgCACCACCCGCACAGCCCCAGGAGGGGGCGCTCCCGCTCGCGCACGCCCAAGAAGCGCTCGGGCAGCCCCCGCTCGCGCTCCCGATCCCGCGACTCCGACCGCTCTTCCTCGGGCCGCTCCCGCCGCTCGcaccgctcctcctcctcttcctcgcgctcctcgtcgccgcggcgacgctcCGGCTCGGGCTCGGCCAAGCGCGGGTCCAAGGGTGCGAAGGACCGGTCGGTGTCTAAGGAGGCCGCGCGGGCCGGGAGCAGGAGCGGCAGCGGGAGCgcggccgggggcggggccgggggcggggatGCGGAGCCGGAGGGCGGAGCCGGCGGGGCGGccggggaggaaggggggaacGCCCCGGAAAGGGCAGCGGGGAACTGGCAGGGCCTGACGGACTACAACACCAGCCCCAAACGGGCCAGCCCGCAGCTGCGCTCGGCCGTCATCGTCGGCCAGGGGCCCGCGGTCACCGGccagcccagccccacccccacccccaagagctccagctcttccagCAACAGCGCCGCCACCTGGCACGGAGGTGGTACTGCGCCCCCCTCCCAGAGCCCTAAGCAGAAAAGCCCCACGGCCGCCTTCTCCGGCTTCGGGTTCTTTTCTAAAGAGGATCACAGGGCCGGCGACAAGAGCGCCATCTCCGCCGCCTTCAAAAA GTTCCTGGAGGAGCACAAGAGTAAGAAGCAGGCGGCGGAGTGGGAGAACGGCCGAGACAAGGAGGCCGGCGACGGGGCCGACGGGGAGCCGGAGAAAGGCCCCGCCTTCGACAGAGGCCCCGCCTACGGCGCCCAAAAGACCTCCGACAAGGAGAAGTACAAGTACGCCGACGGGTTCGAGGCGGGCCTGTCGTCcggcagcgggggcggggctggggctggggctggcgGTAGCTTCATGAAGGGGGCGCCCCCCTTCCTGtgtggggaggaggaagaggaggaggaggcggcggcggcggcggtggagAAGGTGCCCGCCCGGAGGCCCCAGAAGCCCCGCAAGGACCGGGAGGCGGAGGACGAGCCCAAGGACAAGGTCAAGACCAAGGTCACGCTGTCCACGCGCGAGCTCTTCGAGGAGCGTTTCGGCAAGTGGGACGACCTCGCCTACTTCCCCTCCGGCAAGGAGCGGGCCCGGAAGGACCCGGAAGGCGAGGACGAGGAGCCGGACGAGGCGGACGAGGAGCTGTACCGGAGCAGGAAGCAGGAGCGGGCGGCGGCAGCGGCCCTGGCCAAGAAGGAGGCCCTGTACCGGGGCTTCTCCCCCGATAAGCTCCCCAAAGCCCGCAAAAAGGAGCCGCCGGcgctcagcccctcccccccgctcccgcccgccccccgccgGGCCTCCGACGCCCGGGACAGGGACCTGTTCATGGTCCCGCGGGACGCGTCCCCTCTCAGGACCTCGGGGAAGAGAGGGGCGGAGTTCGGCGTGAGAATGGAGTCTTTCAGAGACGAGCTCGCCAG ctcgtCTGGGGTTCTGGCTAGCGAGCGCCGGCTCTCTCGGGACCTGGTGCACCCCTCTAAAAAGGATCCGGAGTTTCGCTCCATCTTCCAGCACATTGAGAACACGCAGCTCTGCAGGAGCCCGTCCGAGCTGTTCGCCCAGCACATCGTCAACATCGTCCACCAGATCAAAG CCCAGCACTTCCCGTCCTCGGGGCTGACTCTAAACGAGCGCTTTGCCCTGTACCAAAGACGCGCGGCCGAGAAGGAACAGGCCAAGCCCAGGAAGAGCCCCGAAATACACAG GAGAATTGATGTCTCTCCCAGTGCTTTTAAGAagcactctcactctcacctgttTGATGACATGAAAGGGCCCGGAGATGGCAGCTACAAG gaggacaggaagagggCGAAGGGAGACTCAGTGGACCTGCGGCTGGACATTGAGCGTCGTAAAAAATACTCGGGCAAGGAGCCGGACCTGAAACGGGAGCGGTCTCGGGACTCTGCCGACTCCCGCGGCTCCAGCCGGGAGCGGTCCAGCGAGAAGTACTCCAAACATCACAAGAAGTCCAA gAAAAGCAAGAAGAAGCGTGAGCGTTCTCGCTCTTCCTcggcctcctcctcttcctccccgtcCCACAGGGCGGGGCCCGGGGACTACCTCCATGAGGACATGGAGCCCAAAGAGGAAGGGGGCTTCAACAAGGCCCGCCTGGGGCCCAGAGAGTTTGGAGGCCCCATGGAGAGAGGACGTGCCCGTGGCGGCTTT CAGTTCAGAATAAGAGGCAGGGGGTGGAACAGGGGCAATTACCCTGGAAACAATAGCAACGGAAACCCCCCCAACATTGGGGGCATGCCCATGCACCCCAAGAATGAGGACTGGGACCCAGAGTACACCCCCAAAAGTAGGAAGTATTACTTG CATGACGACAGAGAAGGGGAGGGCGACAAGAAGTGGCTGGACAAccggggtcgggggcggggcaACTTCGTGCGAGGGCGGGGTCGGTTCATCTTCCGCAAGGCGGCCCCCACCAGCAACAGCCCCAAGTGGACCCACGACAAGTTCCAGGGCAGCGGGGAGGAGGGCGAGCTGCGCGACGAGGATAGCGAGCAGGACCACAAGGAAGAGGACAAGGCAGAGCAGTGA